The Streptomyces griseiscabiei genomic sequence GGCCCGCGAGTTCGAGGGACAGGGCTCCGTGGAGACGGGTCCAGAAGGTCAGGGCCCGGTGGAGGGCCTGGTCCTCCGGCAGGTCCCCGCAGGCGCCGAGCAGGGTCGCCAGGATCTCGGACGTGATCGTGGCGGTGTCGGCGGGGGCGTGGTAGCCGGGGATGGGCGTGCCGTAGATCAGGAAGTAGCGGTGGGGATCGTCCAGGGCCCAGGCGCGCAGGGCGTGCGCCAGCGTGGCCAGGTCGGCGCCGGTGTCGGCGACCTCGGCCGGCTCGGCGGCCCTGGCGGCCTCGGCGGCCTCGCGGAAGGTGTCGGCGAGGCTGCGGTAGGCGTCCCGGATCAGCTCGGTGATCAGCTCGTCGCGGCCGGCGAAGTACCGGTAGAGCGCGGGGCCGCTCATGCCCATCCGTTTCGCGATCGCGTTGAGGGACAGCGCGGAGGCCCCCGCCTCGGCGATCTGCTCCCACGCGTGCTGCTTGACCTCCGCGCGGACCTGGGCGCGATAGCGCTCGCGGGGGGTCTTCGCGTCGTTCGCGTCGTTCGCGCCCTCGGTTGTCGTCATGGTTAGAGGCTATCACTGTTGTTATTGACAGTCTCGGACGCGATCGGTTACAACTTCTCACGAGAGCGAGAGCCAGTCACGTCATCCAGATCAACGCGCAACGCGGAGGCAGTCATGAACGCCGGAGAACTCGTCGAGGTCGTCCTGCCGGGCAAGGTCGAGCCGGAGGGGCTGCGGATACGGCGCGGGGCCGTTCCCGTGGCCGGTCCCGGGCAGGTCGTGATCCTCATGGAGGCCACCGGGGTGTCCTTCGCCGAGCAGCAGATGCGGCGGGGCCGGTACTACGACCAGCCGCCGTTCCCGTTCGTCCCCGGGTACGACCTGGTCGGCAGGGTGCTCACGACCGGCGAGGGCGTCGACCCGGGTCTGTCCGGGGTCCGGGTGGCCGCGCTGGTCAAGGTCGGCGGCTGGGCGAGCCATGTGGTCGTCGAGGCGGCGGACGTGGTGCCGGTGCCGGAGGGGATCGGTGCCGCGGAGGCGGAGACCGTGGTGGTCAACGGCGTCACGGCCTGGCAGATGCTGCATCGCTCGGCCCGCGTCCGCGCCGGGCAGACCGTCCTGGTGCACGGCGCCAACGGGGGCGTCGGCTCGGTGCTGGTACAGCTCGCCCGCGCCGCCGGGGCGAAGGTGATCGGGACGGCGTCCGCCCGCCACCACGACGCGCTGCGGGCGCGGGGAGTCGTCCCCGTCGACTACCGCACCGAGGACGTCGCGGGACGGGTCCGCGCGCTCGCCCCCGGCGGGGTGGACGCCGTCTTCGACCACATCGGCGGCCGGAGCGCGGTCGACTCCTGGCGGCTGCTCGCGCCCGGCGGCACGCTCGTCGCGTACGGCAGCGCGTCCACGCGGGACGACGAGGGGTCCAAGCAGTGGCCCGTGCTCAAGCTGCTCGGCCGGGTGTGGCTGTGGAACGCGCTGCCCAACGGCCGCCGTGCCTCCTTCTACAACGTCTGGGCCGGGCGGGCCCTGTCCCCCAACCGCTTCCGGGCCCGGCTGCGCACCGACCTCACCCAGGTGTTCGCGGCCCTCCGACGCGGTGACGTGACCGCCCAGATCGCCGCGCGGCTGCCGCTCACCGACGCGGCCGAGGCGCTGCGGCTGGCCGAGTCGGGGACGGTCGCGGGGAAGGTCGTGCTCAATCCGTAGGACCGCCGGTCGACGGCCGTCCGTAGGACCGACGGCCATCCGTAGGACCGCCGGACGTCGGCCGACCGCGATCCGCGGGACCGGCCGACGCGCCCATCGACAACCTCAGCCGTCAACACCCTGAAGGGGACACCATGTTCGGTCTGCGCACCGCCACGTCCACCGTCTCACTCGCCGTCGCCGCCGCCGTCACCGTCGCCGGGATTCTGGGGACCGCCGCCCCGTACGCCCGGGCGGCGGCCCCGGCCGACGCGCCGCACGACGGCGGGTCCGCCTGTCGTGGGGAGGGCGTCGACCGGACGGCCCTGATCCGCTACCAGGCCGATGTCGTGATCGACGCGCCCCTGAGCACCGTTTGGAAGCTGCAGACCGACGTGGAGAACTGGCCGTCCTGGCAGGCGCCGGTGCTCGGCGCCGAGCGGCTGGACCACGGGCCGCTGCGGAAGGGCTCGCGGTTCCGGTGGACGACACCGGCGCCCGCCACACCGGCAACTCCCGCGACCACGCTGGAGATCACCTCCACCGTCCGGCAACTGGAGCGCGGCGTCTGCCTCCTGTGGAGCGGGCCCGCGGTCGGCGAGGGGCTGCGCGTCGACGAGGGCGTCCACCTGTGGCGCTTCGAACAGGTACGGGGCAAAGTCCGGGTGCACACCGAGGAGACCTGGACCGGCGCCCAGGTCGAAGCGGACGTCCCCACGGCGACGGAGGCGCTCGGCCGGGGCCTCGAAGCGTGGCTCCGCGACCTGAGGACCACGGCCGAGGCCCGCTCCGGCCGAGGGTGACCACGCCACGGGGCTGTTCGATTTATGTCCCGATGGTGTCACTTCGCGGGCAAGCGCGTTGCGGGTGCAACGCGTTGTGGGAGAGCATGTTCGGGACGTAGGTGAACGCGTAAGTGAGCACGCGAGTGAACACGCGAGTGATGACCTAAGTGATGACATACGCGAACCGGACACACGGGGGTGGAACGACGTGAAGTTCGACATGGGGTCGACGACCCTGGCGGATCTCGGGAAGAGCACGCTCGGATCGAGCGACGACCTCGGGACGCTGATCCAACTGCTGATCAGCGCGGCGGAACCGCTGGAGGGCAAGTTCAACGGCGCGGGCAAGCTGGCGTTCGACTCGTTCAAGAACCGCGCGGACGAGATCACCGCCGATCTGAACGGCTCGCTCGCCGCGATCCTCGGCGGTCAGTCGGGCATGGACACCGCGTTCGGCACCGGCGACGTGGAGTCCCAGGACAACGCCAACCAGAACATGGGCCAGGCCAACTTCGACGCGGCCCGCTTCGGCGCCCGATAAGCAGCGACGAGCAGGAACTAGGGGGAAGTACTCATGGCTCAGAACCAGGACCGCCGTTCGTACGACACCGGCGCCTCGGGCGAGGTGCAGACCGCGCTCGGCACGATCGTGGGGCAGCTGGAGCGGGTGCTCGGCGACCGCGACGCCGCCGTGAAGGCCGCGATGACCGAGTTCCAGGCCGACGGGGTCTCGGACGACTACCACGGCAAGGAAGAGCGCTGGAAGAAGGCCGCGGGCGAGGTCCGCGAGATCATCCGCCTGGTGCGCACCACGCTCGAACAGAACGACGGCACCGCGCAGTCCACGCTGTCCAAGGCCCGCGCGGCGGTCGACCAGATCGGCTGACGGAGCGAGCGAGGCGAGAGGGGTTCCGCAGCCGTGGCGGCACAGGATTACGACAGCCAGTTGCTGGAGTCGGTGTCGGTGCGGCGTCGGCGGCTGCGGGACGCCCTGCTGTTCGGGGCGCAGCGGCAGCGGCGCTCGGTGGACGAACGGATCGGGAAGGTCTTCGCCGGGATCGTCATCGCGGCGGTGTTGTGCGCGGGATGTGTGGGGTGGTCTTTCGTGTCGAACCGCATCATCGGAAAGAGCCCGTACGGGGGTTCGGTGCAGCCGTCGGTGACTCCGTCCGGCACGCCCTCGCCCACCGGGTCGCCGGCCGTGTCCCCCACACCGTCCTCCAGGTTGTCCACAGGGTTTTCCACAGCCCCGACCGGCGATTCCGCCCGGTGATAGGTTCGATCGCGTGATGGCTACGGGGACGGCTGCAGGGACATCGGGGCAGGCCACAGGCGGTGCGCGGACGGCGCTCAGCCGGGTCACGCTCGTCGGTGAGCGACGGCGGGTCGATCTCGTGCTGCCGTCCCGGGAGCCGGTCGGGCTGCTGCTCCCGGAGGTCATGCGGCTCCTGGACGACCGGGTCGGCGAGCGGCCCGAGTTGCGGCATCTGGTCACGGCGGACGGCTCCGCGCTGGCGCACGACAGCACGCTGGAGTCGGCCGGGATCCCGGACGGCGCCGTGCTGCGGCTGGTCCGGGCCGAGGACGCGCCGTCGGCGCCCGTGGTGCACGACGTCACGGACGAGGCGGCCGAGGATCTCGACGCCCGGGGCGGGCGTTGGCGGCCGGCCGCGCGCCGTGTCACCGCCGGGCTCGCCACGGTCGGCTGGGCCCTGGCCGCCGGCGTGTTCGCCCGCGCCGCGTACGAGCCCGGTGTCGTCGCGGGCGCGCTGCTCGGCGTCGCGCTGGTGGCCGCGCTCGCGGGCGCGCTGCTGGGGCGGACCGGGAAGCGGGCCCTGTCCACGACCCTGATCGCGACGGCGGGTGCGCTGGGCTTGCTCGGCGCGTCGACGTCGGCGCAGGCACAGCAGTGGTCCGGGACACCGCAGGTCGCCGCCATGGCCACGGCCGGGGTCGTCACGCTCGCCCTGCTCGGGCTGTTCACTCCGCTCGGGCGGGGTGGACTGGTCGGGGCCGGAGCGCTGGCGGGGGCCTCGGTGTGCTGGCTGGGGATCGCGGCGGCCGTCTCCGGCTCGTTGTCGCTGTCGGTGACGGACCAGGCCGAGGTGGGGGCCGTCCTCGCGGTGGTCTCCGTGGTCGTGCTCGGGCTGCTGCCCCGGCTGGCGCTGATGGCCTCGGGGCTCTCCGGGCTGGACGACCGGCGTTCCGGGGGCGCCTCCGTGAGCCGCCTCCAGGTGTCGGCGGCGCTCACGGCCACCCACCGGGGGCTGGTGCTGGCGACGGTCACCATGGCCGTCTCGGCGACCGCGGCCGGGGTGTTCGCGTTGCGCGCGCCGACCAAGTGGACCGTGCTGCTGGCCGCCGTCACCATGGTCGTCCTCGCGCTGCGCGCACGGGCGTTCCCGCTGGTCGCGGAGGTCGTGGTGCTGCTCGGCGCGGCGGCGGTGCTCGCCGTGCGGCTGGTGTCGGCCTGGCTGGACCACACCGGCGACGCGGCCGGTCCGCTC encodes the following:
- a CDS encoding TetR/AcrR family transcriptional regulator, whose product is MTTTEGANDANDAKTPRERYRAQVRAEVKQHAWEQIAEAGASALSLNAIAKRMGMSGPALYRYFAGRDELITELIRDAYRSLADTFREAAEAARAAEPAEVADTGADLATLAHALRAWALDDPHRYFLIYGTPIPGYHAPADTATITSEILATLLGACGDLPEDQALHRALTFWTRLHGALSLELAGHFTGMDVDPAWFYAAEVDSLAPKNP
- a CDS encoding medium chain dehydrogenase/reductase family protein translates to MNAGELVEVVLPGKVEPEGLRIRRGAVPVAGPGQVVILMEATGVSFAEQQMRRGRYYDQPPFPFVPGYDLVGRVLTTGEGVDPGLSGVRVAALVKVGGWASHVVVEAADVVPVPEGIGAAEAETVVVNGVTAWQMLHRSARVRAGQTVLVHGANGGVGSVLVQLARAAGAKVIGTASARHHDALRARGVVPVDYRTEDVAGRVRALAPGGVDAVFDHIGGRSAVDSWRLLAPGGTLVAYGSASTRDDEGSKQWPVLKLLGRVWLWNALPNGRRASFYNVWAGRALSPNRFRARLRTDLTQVFAALRRGDVTAQIAARLPLTDAAEALRLAESGTVAGKVVLNP
- a CDS encoding SRPBCC family protein → MFGLRTATSTVSLAVAAAVTVAGILGTAAPYARAAAPADAPHDGGSACRGEGVDRTALIRYQADVVIDAPLSTVWKLQTDVENWPSWQAPVLGAERLDHGPLRKGSRFRWTTPAPATPATPATTLEITSTVRQLERGVCLLWSGPAVGEGLRVDEGVHLWRFEQVRGKVRVHTEETWTGAQVEADVPTATEALGRGLEAWLRDLRTTAEARSGRG
- a CDS encoding pore-forming ESAT-6 family protein; the protein is MAQNQDRRSYDTGASGEVQTALGTIVGQLERVLGDRDAAVKAAMTEFQADGVSDDYHGKEERWKKAAGEVREIIRLVRTTLEQNDGTAQSTLSKARAAVDQIG
- the eccD gene encoding type VII secretion integral membrane protein EccD codes for the protein MATGTAAGTSGQATGGARTALSRVTLVGERRRVDLVLPSREPVGLLLPEVMRLLDDRVGERPELRHLVTADGSALAHDSTLESAGIPDGAVLRLVRAEDAPSAPVVHDVTDEAAEDLDARGGRWRPAARRVTAGLATVGWALAAGVFARAAYEPGVVAGALLGVALVAALAGALLGRTGKRALSTTLIATAGALGLLGASTSAQAQQWSGTPQVAAMATAGVVTLALLGLFTPLGRGGLVGAGALAGASVCWLGIAAAVSGSLSLSVTDQAEVGAVLAVVSVVVLGLLPRLALMASGLSGLDDRRSGGASVSRLQVSAALTATHRGLVLATVTMAVSATAAGVFALRAPTKWTVLLAAVTMVVLALRARAFPLVAEVVVLLGAAAVLAVRLVSAWLDHTGDAAGPLAVLVLLAALPLLVLAVRPAEHVRVRFRRLGDTLESIGVITLFPLLIGVFGVYGRLLDTFA